In Citrus sinensis cultivar Valencia sweet orange chromosome 2, DVS_A1.0, whole genome shotgun sequence, a single genomic region encodes these proteins:
- the LOC102618863 gene encoding protein STRUBBELIG isoform X2 has product MGYVNYGMCVGLTMALAVLTAPFCAGVTDPRDVMALNSLYISLNFPPLEKWLSFGGDPCGDSWQGVFCVFSNVTEIRLTGMNLGGVLADTLGDLESVINIDLSNNHIGGSIPSNLPVTVRNFSLSGNQLTGSIPESLSRLTQLLDLSLNNNHLNGGIPDAFHQFTGLINFDLSANNLTGQLPPSTRNLSSLYSLHLQNNKLSGTLNVLEDLHLIDLNIENNLFSGPIPEKLLSIPNFRKDGNPFNTTVIALPPTAIPPSIAPAPTFQAPGDQADAPSAFEMTNSAKAKKFWTTKRVIWVALSAAAILCALGCSLIMWRYCKTRRVNRDAEKNTGTYKGPGEKPNYKNSPLQPSGQVEEVSKEPVVKSQDGHGVDSRRMVSSPRPQDEKLPLPPLPLPLVEKVTVKPLAPAEVTRRSSPSTNVISSSVSVFTIASLQQYTNSFSEGNFIGEGLLGSVYKAELPGGKLLAVKKLSNTVSQRQTDEEFLELVSTISRLRHGNIVELIGYCNEHGQHLLVYDYGGNCTLHDLLHGDEEAHKKFSWNIRIRVALGAARALQYLQEVCEPPIVHGNFKSSNILLDEKLIVRVSDCGLAPLLFSGSTNEEVIHARVMSTALEL; this is encoded by the exons ATGGGCTACGTGAATTATGGAATGTGTGTTGGATTGACGATGGCGCTGGCTGTTTTAACGGCGCCCTTTTGTGCTGGGGTAACCGATCCTCGCGATG TTATGGCTCTAAATAGCTTGTATATTTCTCTGAACTTTCCACCTCTTGAAAAATGGCTTTCTTTTGGAGGAGATCCTTGTGGAGATTCGTGGCAAGGTGTCTTTTGTGTCTTCTCAAATGTAACCGAAAT AAGACTCACTGGCATGAATTTAGGAGGAGTTTTGGCTGATACCTTGGGAGACCTTGAATCAGTCATAAATAT AGATTTGAGCAATAATCATATTGGGGGGAGTATTCCGTCCAACTTGCCAGTTACAGTAAGGAATTT TTCTCTTTCAGGTAATCAGCTGACTGGAAGCATCCCTGAGTCATTGTCCAGGTTAACACAATTGTTGGACTT GTCGTTAAACAATAACCATTTGAATGGAGGAATACCCGATGCCTTTCATCAGTTTACCGGTTTGATAAATTT TGATCTATCAGCTAACAATTTGACTGGTCAGCTGCCTCCCTCAACGAGGAATTTGTCATCTCTCTACTCATT GCACCTGCAGAACAATAAGCTTTCTGGAACCCTCAATGTTCTAGAGGATCTTCACCTAATTGATTT GAACATTGAGAACAATTTATTCTCTGGGCCTATACCTGAGAAGTTGCTGAGTATTCCAAATTTCAG AAAAGATGGAAATCCCTTCAATACAACTGTTATTGCATTGCCACCAACTGCAATACCTCCATCCATAGCTCCGGCACCAACTTTTCAAGCACCTGGGGATCAGGCAGATGCTCCTTCTGCTTTTGAAATGACAAACTCTGCAAAGGCAAAAAAGTTTTGGACAACAAAGAGGGTGATTTGGGTTGCCCTTTCAGCGGCTGCAATACTTTGTGCATTAGGGTGCTCTCTCATTATGTGGAGATACTGCAAAACTAGGAGAGTGAATAGAGATGCTGAGAAGAATACCGGTACATATAAAGGCCCTGGGGAGAAGCCAAACTACAAAAATTCTCCATTGCAACCAAGTGGTCAAGTTGAGGAAG TCTCCAAAGAGCCAGTTGTGAAATCTCAAGATGGACATGGAGTAGATAGTAGAAGAATGGTCTCAAGTCCAAGGCCACAGGATGAAAAG TTACCATTGCCTCCTTTGCCTTTACCCCTTGTTGAGAAGGTCACAGTAAAACCTCTTGCACCTGCAGAAGTGACAAGAAGGAGTTCTCCTTCTACTAATGTGATCTCCTCTTCTGTAAGTGTTTTTACCATTGCATCACTGCAGCAGTATACCAATAGCTTCTCTGAAGGCAATTTTATTGGAGAAGGATTGCTTGGCAGTGTTTATAAGGCTGAGCTTCCAGGTGGCAAG CTACTTGCAGTCAAGAAACTAAGCAATACAGTTTCGCAGCGGCAGACAGATGAGGAATTTCTTGAATTAGTGTCAACTATTTCTCGACTTCGACATGGTAATATTGTGGAACTGATAGGTTACTGTAATGAGCATGGACAACATTTGCTTGTCTATGATTATGGTGGAAATTGTACCCTACATGATTTACTTCACGGTGATGAAGAGGCGcacaaaaaattttcatggaATATTCGCATCAGGGTGGCACTTGGAGCTGCCAGGGCCCTGCA